The genomic interval GCTATAACTATGAAAAGGGCGACCTGTTCATCCTCGCTCCGCAGGACAGCCACTTCTTTATTTTTCAGGAGAAGACCGCCGTTTGCCTGGTAAAATTCCATGAGGATTTCTTCCAGGATTTCCTGCAGGATGATAGGTTTAAAGCGATTTTTGACCGCCTCTCATCACCTTACCGTAAACTTTCTGCTACAAACAATAACAAACAACAGATCGTACCCCTGATGGAACTGATCATTGCAGAACACCGGAAGGAGACGGCTTACCAGCATATCATCATCAAAAATGCATTGTCCCTGATCATGGCGCTCACCGTCAAAGATACGGGCGGGTATACCGCTACCGCTAAGGATGACAAGCTCCAGTCCATCCTCAATTATATTCATCAGCATATCGCGGATAAACACCTGCTTTCAGTACAAAAGATGGCAGAGACCTTCCTCATCAGCAAAAGTTACTTTAACCAGTATTTCAAAAACGCGACCGGTATCGCCTATAAAAAGTATGTGCAGGAATATGCATTGAAACTGATCGCCCAGCAACTGGTAGGGAGAAATAAAACAGTATCGCAGCTGGCGGAAGAATTCGGGTATAGTGATGAGAGCCACCTGAACAGGTCATTCAAGGCATATTTCAATCAAACGCCGTCTGCATTTAAGAAAAAACAGCAGGGGCTTTGAGGTGTCTTTGGTTTATACAGGATAATCATTGTTTCGTTCAATTTTCCTGCAGCTGTATCATCCCAACTTTGTACAGGATTAAAACCTTATGGTTATGCACATTGATCATACCACCCTGCGAACAGATCATCTGGAGGATACAAGGGATTTTTTTATCCGGGTTTTTGACCTGAAGGAAGGGCCAAGACCGGCCGCTATTGCTAAGGCCATACCAGGCTACTGGTTGTACTGGAAAGATGCGCCGCTGGTACATCTTATACCCAGTTCATTTTATCATGATAGAAATGGGAATGCTTCTGCCGAAGCGATTGATCATACCGCGTTTTTTATGGAGGATTATGAGGGATTTAAACAAAGACTGATCGATCTGAAAATAAAGTTCTCACCTATGGACCTGCCTGATATAGGCGAGCGGCGGATCTTTCTGCGTACGCCGACGGGAATATTGCTGGAGACGGTGTTTAGAGGGGAGAAATGATCTATGTTCCCTAAATTTGTATCAAAAGCTCCAAAGAGATCTACGCCATGAAGAAAAACATACTGGACCTTTCCGGCAGCAAAGGCCTCCCTTTACCGCTGGACGCGGCCATTTCCTTTAATCCCTTCATCGACTACCTCCGCAGGCGGGTAGCTGGAGAGAAAACGGCCAAGGCTGGTATATACAAGAACGCACTGGCATTGTTCGAAAAGTATAATGTACAGGACGTTGAGCTTACGCTTGAGAATATTCAGGAATACGAGGAAGTACTGGAACAGGTGTATGTCTGCCTTTCTCCTCCCCTGGCAGACGAATATGAGTTAGCCTGGGGACTGGGTTTCCCTTTCCAACCCATTATTTTTTATGGCACCACTAAATTGCATGAGCTGATGCAGGGCACAGTGGCGGATCAGGATAAGTATGTGGTGACCAAAACACCGGAACAATACCATCAGAGCCGCCTGCAATTGGTATATTCCTTCATCCTGCAGCGGCTGTACAATTTTCGTATTCCCGTACCTGCAGGACAGTATCATGCAGGCGTCAATACAGAAACCGGGCTGCTGCAATACTTTGCGGTGAACATCAATACCGATTTCCTCGAAGTAGTTCCTGTGGGGCCGCTGCCGGCGCCGGATTTCACTGAGCTGTCCGTTCGTATGGCTGAAGAGCAGGGATATGAGATGTTTGAGAAAATACTTCCCTTGTCTATGTTCCGGTTCAGGGGAATAACAATGGTGACAATATCAGATGTTACTGCCGAGAAGGCCGTCGAGAATATAGAAAGCGTCAGACTGGCCAGAACACCGGATAATGATGAGACCAGTTATCATCACGTTATCCAGTCGCTGAAAACGATAGTAGCAAATAAAAAGATAGAATTTGACCTGTTCCCGCTGGTAACGGTCAATAACGAGCCCGTATATGGATACCGGAAAGGAGGGACAGGTATCCTGTTCGAAGTATGGGGAGAACGCTTGTCGCCGGAAGTTTTCCGCAAACAGGCGAAAGGTTATTTCTCCAATCCGAACTCATTTTTCTCTCAGGATCTTTTTGCGCCGAAAGAGATGGAGATCAGTTTCCTGGACCATTTCCGGAAGCTCAGGGTCAGGTCCCTTGCCCTGATTCCGTTATTTTACAACCGTCATTGCATAGGCGTACTGGCAATGCATACCTGGGATGATGATACTTTTGATGAAACAGCTGTATCGCTGTTAGAACCTGCATTGCCGGCAATAGGACGCCTGATGCAGGTGTATATTGACGAGTTTAACCTGGAGATAGAAAATATCATTAAAGAGAAATTTACCTCCATACAGCCATCCGTACAATGGAAATTTAACGAGGTGGCCTGGCACTACCTGTATAACAGGAAGCGAGGCCTGCCGGAAAAGGCAGAGACCATCCATTTCAATGAGGTGTTCCCGTTATATGGCGCCGTGGATATCAGGAACTCCACCCTGGAAAGGAATAAGGCGATCATTTCTGACCTGGATAGCCATCTGAGCCTGTTGATGAACACCTTAACGGCTTTACAGGTGGAACACCATTCCGTGCTGCAGGAAGAGATGATCTATAAATGCAGTAAATGGAAAGATGTACTTAAGCAGGAACAGTTGAATGGCAGCGATGAAAATAGGCTGGTAACCTTCTTCAGGGAAGAAACAACACCTTACCTGACGCACCTGTCAAAGCACAATGGCAGCAATGCCCTGTTGGAAGACTATATGACGGCACTAGAGAAGTTCAATAGTAATATGTATGGCAACAAACATGCACTGGAGCAGTCCATGCAAATGATCAATAATGTGGTCAATAATTATTTTGAATCAGAAAAGGATCAGCTGCAAAGGTCCTATCCCTGTTATTTTGAAAAGTTCAGAACGGATGGCGTGGAATATGATATTTATATCGGGCAGGCTTTTGCCCCGAATCAGCCATTCAATCATTTTCACCTGAAGAACCTGCGCTTATGGCAATTGTCTTCAATGGCAGCAGTAGCAAAACTGACAGCTTCCCTGCTGCCGGAAATGCCTATTCCGCTGCGTACCACCCAGCTGATCTTTGTGCATAACCATACTATCGATATCAGTTTCAGGGCCGATGAAAGGAAGTTCGATGTGGAAGGTGCCTATAACATCCGCTACCAGATGATCAAAAAGAGGATCGATAAGGTGCATATTCACAATTCCGAAGAACGGCTGACCCAGCCGGATAAGATCGTGCTGATCTACTTCGACCGTAAGGATATTGAAGACTACCTCCCCTTTATTAACTATCTGCAGGAAAAAGGAACGTTGAACAATGATCTGGAAGAACTCGAACTGGAAGACCTCCAGGGACTGACAGGATTGAGAGCACTCAGGGTAGGGGTTACGTCCGGCATTTTTGACGAGATTTCGGAAGAAAAGCTCAATAATTAGCGAAATATCGCCAGATTTTGTTTGTCTGAAACTTTTGTAAGTGGTTGATTGTTATTTGATTGTGTGTATGGCATCCCGATTGCCTAGTATAGTCAAATCAAATCGCCACTCATGAGCCACAACGAAGCAAAATTATCACGCCCCCGAATTGAGATCTATACCCTCGGATCAGCCGCTGCTAATGCGCTGCGTGGCCAGCAGGCTTTTAAACTGGAAAATGTTGAGATCCTGTGGTGTAAACATGGCGCCGGTACAATAGAGGCAGATGGAAAGATCAACCCGGTAAGCGGACAGCAGATCTATTGCTTTCTTCCCGGGCAACTGAGAAAGTTCGAACTGGATAATTCCGCCTGCGGCTATTATCTCTCCTTTTCTCCTGACTCTCTTTATCTTGCTCCCAACCTGAAAGAGATGATGTCTTCTTTTGAGGAATCCATCCTCAACATGCAGCTACTGAGCTTCCGGGCAGATGAATCAATGCAGGAAGAACTGGAAGAAATAGTCAGGAAAATGAAACGGGAGTGTGAGAATAACCTGTGGATGCGTTCTGAAGTATTAGCCGGCCTGCTCAATGTATTTATGATCTATGTTTCCCGTGAACTGGGAATCGGAGGACATACACTGGTGGTATCAAGAGAAGGGGAGATTGCCCGGAAGTTTATGACCATGCTGAAACAACAATTTATCACCAGGAAGAAAGTAGCTGATTACGCAGATGCTTTAAGCGTTACACCTAACTATCTTAACTCCGCCGTAAAGAAAGTAACAGGCTTCACTGCCAGCTATCAGATCCATAAACTGATCATCCTGGAAGCGAAACGCCGTATGCTGTATTCTGACTGTAGCCTGAAAGAGATTGCATTCGACCTGGGCTTTGATAACCAGGCGCATTTCAGTAAATTCTTCAAATCTAAAACAGGCATGAATTTCACCCGTTTCAAACACAGTCTGGCAGAAGCTATATAAGATCCGTTCCGGGGCTGAAAAAAGGCCGTATCAGTAAATACCTGATACGGCCTTTTTTCAGCCCCGGAATAAGATCGCTTATTGTGCGTAAGCAGCCAATGCGGCTTTGACCGCTGCTGATGATGGTGCATAAAAAGCAGGGCCTGATAATAAGGTGAACTTCACAAGCGGTTTGAACGCTGACATTTTTTTACCTTTCAGGTGTAACTGCGTATCGTATGCATCCAATGCACCTTTCACCACATTTTCCGCTACCGCTGCTGTCGGAGAGTCAATGCCTGCGTCTTTGATATCGCTGGCATGTGAGTAAGATGTTACGCCCAGTCTTAATGCCTCTCTCATACCGATACTTCCTACGGTATACATCATATCTGCATTGAAGGTGTTCCTGTTGCCAAGCCCTACGAGCAATAGCTGTTTTGCAGGAATAGTGCCCGGAGGGGGAGTGATGAGCAATGTTTCAAATGCATGTCCGGTAAACTTGCCACTCTTGCGTAATTCGGTAATGATACCGTGTAATGCCTCGTCAAGGTGCAACATGCCATTCAGCTGTGCGGGCAATGCGGGGGGATTGGTAATATCGCCTTCTGTGTACTCGAATACGCAGGCAACCTGTAAAGGAGTGACCTGTGCCGAGGGACTCTGTATCTTCACTTCTACAGCAATACCGGACGCTTTGCCTACAATACCGGAAGTGCCGACAGTGGGCAGATCCTGCGCCTGCAGGGTGGCAGTAAATAGTAAAAAGAAGAACAGGCCGGCCAGTTTTGTTTTTAATGTTTTCATATGTCAGAACTTAAATGATAACTGTGTATTGATAAAAAAGGAATTAGCGGAAGGTGTGATCTGCTGATCGATAAAAGCGCCCGTGTCAAAGTACTGGGCGCCGCAACTCAGTTTGATGAACTTACTGAATGTATATTCTGCACTGAGCAGATAGGCGGTACCTATATATCGCTCGTCCGATCCTGCACCAGGCATATTAAAGGAACCACTGGGCCGGTAAATGCCATCGCCGGTGGCATAGCGCCAGTTGAGCACGACATCTGCCTGCGCAGAAAAGCGCTCGCTGAAAGTAAGTGTGCCATAAGGATGGAGATCTATCAGGTTAGCCGGCCCGATACGTGGATTGAACCCGAAATATCCGCCTTTGGGATATAAGGGATTGAAAGTGCCCAGCCGGCCATCACCAGGTTTTTTATCGCCCGAGATATAGTCATTTCGCAGGTTAATGGATGGCTTGTAAAGTGCATTTTCAAACGAATAACCAATGTCAATGGCGGTAGTCCATGCGCTGATATGACCATCTCCGAAGAAGCCGAACTGGTATGCAGATTCGAGGTTGTAAATAAAGCCGCCACCATATTTCCAGTAACGAACTGCCAGCGTATGTCGCGTTTCGTTGGCGGTACCTTCTTCAAAGGTTGCATTGTCTCTGTGATAGCCCAGGTAATAGAGATCCAGGTTGCCCTGCCGGGGAATGATCACATAAGAATATGCTCCCCATAGATTGACCTCATGCGATGGTTTATTATCGAAGATGCCCGGGTTTACTTCATCATCCATCATGGCAAAAGCGTCTACACCAAAGGATGGCGCATTATACATGATCTTCCCGCCGGTAAAATATTTACGTACGTTAGTGCCTTCACGCACAGATACCAGTCTGCCGGTACCATAGTCCAGCTCTTGCCTGCCGGCCCTGACGGTAATAGCCCGTTTCTCCTTTTCCCATGTTTTGAGCCTTACATCGACAAAAAGGTTCTGTACGTTTAATTCGTCCTTGTTCACAGGTATAGGCGGCAGTTTGCTGAGCGTTTCCAGCGCACTGTTTAACTGCGCAAAGACCCTGACAGAGGCCCCCAGGTGAAGGTCTGCATGCAGACTATAACGTTGTAAAAAAAGATGATTATTCCCTTCACCATTTTTCTGCCAGTCTTCATGGCTGGTAGCAGCATATTCATAGCGGGCCTCGCCACCGAATGACAAATAGAAATGATCTTTATGAAAGAGCGGCAGGTATTTGATCTTATGATACCAGTTGCCGGAACTGTCTTTGCTGAGATAGGAATAATCTTCATTGTAACGCAACAGCTTGAATTGTTGCGCTGTCAATGGTTGCAGCCGGAGGCAGAGAGAAAGGATAAAGAGGAATATGATCTTATAATTCATGTCAGTTCGTATTCTACCCGGACACGTGCTTTCAGTACCATGCTCAGAGGACTGTTGGCTTCCGCATCTTTGATACAGGATTCGAATAATGCTTTACTTATTTTAGGGACATCCGCTTTTACAATGAGATGGGACTCTGTAATAGCGCCGTTGATGAGACTTACATAGGAAGTTGTTCTGATGATGTTGGGCACGTACCCGGCCTCTCCCAATACAAAGCTGAGTTTCATGGTATAACAGCTTGCATGTGCCGCAGCCAGCAGCTCTTCCGGATTGGTGCCGGCAGCATCTCCAAAGCGGCTGTCGAAAGAGTACGACTGCTCGTTCAGCGTCTTGCTTTCAGTGGTCAGTATGCCATTCCCTTCCTTGCCGGGCCCAGACCATACAGCAGTAGCGTGATGTTTCATAAAGCATGATGGATTTAATTGATGTATCGATGTCGGGTCGACCAATCTTTTAATGTTCCCTTATCAAAGGTATCTGAAAGAAGCAGATTGCCAGATCCACAAATCATGACAAGTGTTGTACATTTCCAATAAAGCAGAAATAAGTAATTTTGATCCGGAGTACTCCTAATTTCAGGCAATGGCGAAATCAACTCATAAAACCACTACTCATACTTCAGATGACCAGGATGCGCTGGAAAAGAAAATACGGCAGCAGGAGATCTTACTCTCCCTGAGCGCGGAGATCATCCGTATCAAAAATAAGCCCGGCCTGATGGCGATGATCAGGGAAACCCTTGGTCAGTTGTTTAGCTTCTCTCATGCCATTGTTACGCTTATCTGTGAGGATAGAAAGCACTGGAAGACGTTCCTGGTTGACAGCGATTCGACTACCCGCCAGCACAAACAATACAATGACCTGATCACACACACCTATCCTATACAGGACGGCATCTACAACAAGGTGCTGGAAGCGGAAGGCTGTGTGGTATTTGACCTCGATGAACTGGTGGCCAGGGGGAACGCGCCGTCACATATTATCATCCAGCATGAAGCCGGCATTAAGGAAATAGCGGCCATCACGCTTGTATGCGATAATATACAACTGGGCGTGCTTTCATTTTACGCTAAGACACATGGGGCTTTCACAAAAGACGCCCGGGATATTATAGAGCAGATAGTAGGGCAGGTGTCGCTGGCGGTAGCCAATGTTCAGCAGATGGAAGAGATCAACCGGTATAAACAGCAACTGGAGGAAGAGAACCATTATTTCAGGGAGGCGAGT from Chitinophaga filiformis carries:
- a CDS encoding AraC family transcriptional regulator, with translation MYTRNLTQQLEIDYVITDKWPLPLHKHTHYELLYIMRGKGQHMINGHGYNYEKGDLFILAPQDSHFFIFQEKTAVCLVKFHEDFFQDFLQDDRFKAIFDRLSSPYRKLSATNNNKQQIVPLMELIIAEHRKETAYQHIIIKNALSLIMALTVKDTGGYTATAKDDKLQSILNYIHQHIADKHLLSVQKMAETFLISKSYFNQYFKNATGIAYKKYVQEYALKLIAQQLVGRNKTVSQLAEEFGYSDESHLNRSFKAYFNQTPSAFKKKQQGL
- a CDS encoding VOC family protein — its product is MHIDHTTLRTDHLEDTRDFFIRVFDLKEGPRPAAIAKAIPGYWLYWKDAPLVHLIPSSFYHDRNGNASAEAIDHTAFFMEDYEGFKQRLIDLKIKFSPMDLPDIGERRIFLRTPTGILLETVFRGEK
- a CDS encoding GAF domain-containing protein; this encodes MKKNILDLSGSKGLPLPLDAAISFNPFIDYLRRRVAGEKTAKAGIYKNALALFEKYNVQDVELTLENIQEYEEVLEQVYVCLSPPLADEYELAWGLGFPFQPIIFYGTTKLHELMQGTVADQDKYVVTKTPEQYHQSRLQLVYSFILQRLYNFRIPVPAGQYHAGVNTETGLLQYFAVNINTDFLEVVPVGPLPAPDFTELSVRMAEEQGYEMFEKILPLSMFRFRGITMVTISDVTAEKAVENIESVRLARTPDNDETSYHHVIQSLKTIVANKKIEFDLFPLVTVNNEPVYGYRKGGTGILFEVWGERLSPEVFRKQAKGYFSNPNSFFSQDLFAPKEMEISFLDHFRKLRVRSLALIPLFYNRHCIGVLAMHTWDDDTFDETAVSLLEPALPAIGRLMQVYIDEFNLEIENIIKEKFTSIQPSVQWKFNEVAWHYLYNRKRGLPEKAETIHFNEVFPLYGAVDIRNSTLERNKAIISDLDSHLSLLMNTLTALQVEHHSVLQEEMIYKCSKWKDVLKQEQLNGSDENRLVTFFREETTPYLTHLSKHNGSNALLEDYMTALEKFNSNMYGNKHALEQSMQMINNVVNNYFESEKDQLQRSYPCYFEKFRTDGVEYDIYIGQAFAPNQPFNHFHLKNLRLWQLSSMAAVAKLTASLLPEMPIPLRTTQLIFVHNHTIDISFRADERKFDVEGAYNIRYQMIKKRIDKVHIHNSEERLTQPDKIVLIYFDRKDIEDYLPFINYLQEKGTLNNDLEELELEDLQGLTGLRALRVGVTSGIFDEISEEKLNN
- a CDS encoding helix-turn-helix domain-containing protein; protein product: MSHNEAKLSRPRIEIYTLGSAAANALRGQQAFKLENVEILWCKHGAGTIEADGKINPVSGQQIYCFLPGQLRKFELDNSACGYYLSFSPDSLYLAPNLKEMMSSFEESILNMQLLSFRADESMQEELEEIVRKMKRECENNLWMRSEVLAGLLNVFMIYVSRELGIGGHTLVVSREGEIARKFMTMLKQQFITRKKVADYADALSVTPNYLNSAVKKVTGFTASYQIHKLIILEAKRRMLYSDCSLKEIAFDLGFDNQAHFSKFFKSKTGMNFTRFKHSLAEAI
- a CDS encoding M17 family peptidase N-terminal domain-containing protein, encoding MKTLKTKLAGLFFFLLFTATLQAQDLPTVGTSGIVGKASGIAVEVKIQSPSAQVTPLQVACVFEYTEGDITNPPALPAQLNGMLHLDEALHGIITELRKSGKFTGHAFETLLITPPPGTIPAKQLLLVGLGNRNTFNADMMYTVGSIGMREALRLGVTSYSHASDIKDAGIDSPTAAVAENVVKGALDAYDTQLHLKGKKMSAFKPLVKFTLLSGPAFYAPSSAAVKAALAAYAQ
- a CDS encoding alginate export family protein, translating into MNYKIIFLFILSLCLRLQPLTAQQFKLLRYNEDYSYLSKDSSGNWYHKIKYLPLFHKDHFYLSFGGEARYEYAATSHEDWQKNGEGNNHLFLQRYSLHADLHLGASVRVFAQLNSALETLSKLPPIPVNKDELNVQNLFVDVRLKTWEKEKRAITVRAGRQELDYGTGRLVSVREGTNVRKYFTGGKIMYNAPSFGVDAFAMMDDEVNPGIFDNKPSHEVNLWGAYSYVIIPRQGNLDLYYLGYHRDNATFEEGTANETRHTLAVRYWKYGGGFIYNLESAYQFGFFGDGHISAWTTAIDIGYSFENALYKPSINLRNDYISGDKKPGDGRLGTFNPLYPKGGYFGFNPRIGPANLIDLHPYGTLTFSERFSAQADVVLNWRYATGDGIYRPSGSFNMPGAGSDERYIGTAYLLSAEYTFSKFIKLSCGAQYFDTGAFIDQQITPSANSFFINTQLSFKF
- a CDS encoding OsmC family peroxiredoxin is translated as MKHHATAVWSGPGKEGNGILTTESKTLNEQSYSFDSRFGDAAGTNPEELLAAAHASCYTMKLSFVLGEAGYVPNIIRTTSYVSLINGAITESHLIVKADVPKISKALFESCIKDAEANSPLSMVLKARVRVEYELT